The DNA window GAGGCTGATGCCTTATTGCGCCGGATCGGTGAGGCGCTGCGCGAGGCCGTACCGGAACAGGAAGCTGAAATGCCCGAGCCGCTGGACGTGGACGTCGAAGCCGCCATGAAGGCGATCGCCAAGGCTATGCAGCGCGGACGCAGATAGGACCGGTCTCTTCCGTTCGCTCTCAGCCTAGCTCTTTTACGAACCGTTCCAGATCGCCGCGCTTGATCTCGCTGACGTCGCCGGGCTGCAGATCGCCGATCGTGAACGGGCCGTAGCGCGTGCGGATGAGGCGGGAGACCTGCAGGCCGAGATGTTCGAGCACTTTGCGAACTTCGCGGTTCTTGCCTTCGGTCAGCGTCATTTCGATCCACTGGTTGCGGCCGGTGCGCCGTTCCAGATTGGCGTCGATCTTGCCGTAGCGCATGCCGTCAACCTCGACCCCGTCGATCAGATCTTCGAGCTGTTCCTGGCTGATGTCGCCGAAGGCGCGCGCGCGGTAGGTACGCTCGATCCCGGTCTTGGGCAGCTCCATCAAGCGCTTCAACTCGCCGTCATTGGTGAGCAGTAGCAGCCCTTCGGTGTTGAGATCGAGGCGGCCGACCGGCATCACGCGCGGCAGATTGGGGGGCAAGCGATCGTAGATCGTCGGGCGCCCGCCCGGATCGCGCGCGGCGGTGAGCAGGCCGGAAGGTTTGTGATAGGCAAATAACCGCGCGACCTCCGGCTCACCCACCGGTTTGCCGTCGACCGTCACCCCGTCGAGATTTTTCAGGAGCGTAGCGGGCGTTTCCAGAATCTGGCCGTTCAGAGCGACGCGTCCGTCGGCGATCATACGCTCGACTTCACGGCGGGAGGCCACGCCGGCGCGGGCCATCAGCTTGGCGATACGCTGTTCGTCCTTGGTCTTGTCCAGCGGGCCGCCGGCTCCGCCAAGCGGAGACCATTCGGCCTTTTCGCGTGGCCCCAGCTGGACGGCAGCCTTCTGCGCCGCCTTACCGCTGGCCTTGGTTCCGCGCTTGGGCGATCGCCGGGGCGCGTCCTTGCCATCCCGCTTTGCTGGCCCGCGCGGCCCGTCGCCGCTATTTCGCTTGCGTCCATCGTTCATGCTCGCGCAATGGACGAGGGGAGACGAACGGACAAGAGGCGGTAGACCTCGCCAAGCCATCGAAGGGGACGCGTACATGACCGAAACGGTGGAATATACAGGCTGGCGGCGCAGTCTGCCGGAAGGCGTGCGGCCCTATACCGAAGCCGCGCCGCTGGCAGCTCTGTTCCTGGGCATCTCCTCCGGCTTCCCGTTCGCGATGATCGCGGCCACTTTGTCCACGCGCCTCGCGCAGTCAGGCATTGAAAAGAGCACGGTTACCGCCTTCGCACTGACCTTCCTGGCCTATAATTTCAAATGGCTCTGGGCCCCGCTGATCGATGCGATCAAGCTGCCAATTCTTGGCCGGGTGGGACAGCGCGTAAGCTGGCTGTGGCTGACCGCCGCCTTTGTGATGGCGGCGATCATTTATCTGGGTGTGCTGGATCCCAAGGCGGACATCGCGCAGGTGGCCGTCGCAGCAATTCTGGTGGGTGTTGCGGGCGCAACCTTCGATATCGTGATCGACGCCTATCGCATCGAGCTGCTGGAGCCGCGGCAGCTGGGCGTGGGTTCGGGCATGAGCCAATATGGCTGGCGCATCGGCGCGGCGGCGGCGGGCGGCCTCGCGCTAGTGGTGGCCGAGCGCGCAGGGTGGAGCACCGCCTATATTGCTTGCAGCTTCTTCGCCCTGTTCGCCTTCTTCACCGGCCTGATCATGGGGGAGCCAGCGCGGCGGCAGGCACCGAAACCGCTCAAGGGCCCGGTGGCCGCGGCGATCGCCTATGTCAGTCCGCTAGCGGAATTCTTCAAGCGATCCGGCGCGTTCCTGGTGCTGCTATTCGTGCTGGTTCACAAGATCGGCGACACGCTGGCGAACCTTACCTTCCGGCTGTTGTTCGAAGATCTCGGTTTTTCCAACGATGAGATCGCGCTGTACGATGTTGGCCTCGGTTTCTGGGCGCTGTTGATCGGCGTGTTCGTGGGCGGCGTGATGTATGCGCGCCTCGGCATGAAGAAATCCGTACTGATCAGCCTGATCCTGATGATGATTTCGAATTTCGGGTTCGCAGGGTTGGCCGCGGTCGGCCACAGCAATGCCGCGATGGCCGCAGCGATAGGGTTCGAAAACTTTGCCAGCGGTATCGGCGGCGTCGCCGTGGTCGCTTACCTCTCCGCGCTCTGCAATCTGCAGTTCACTGCGACGCAGTTCGCTCTGCTTTCGGCCGCGGCCAGCATCGTCGGACGTTTCCTGACCGGCACCACGGCGGGGGCGCTGATCGAGGGCATGGGCTTCGTCAATTTCTACCTGCTCACCACGGTGGCAGCGCTGCCGGGCGTCATCCTGTTCTGGTGGATGATCCGCACCGGCCTCGTCGATCGATCGATCGGTACGGCAGGGACCGAGACCGACGAGACCGTGCAGGAGCCCGAAGCGCAGAGCTAGGCGCGCGCTCCGGCGAGTTGGTGCGTCAGACATTCGGCGATCTGCCGGGCGTGCGCCGCATCCGCGCCGCCCAGCAGCGCCGTCAGCTGCGGCGCGGAGGTTTCCGGATCGTTCAGCACGGCCAGGATCGCCGCCTCGTCCGCCGTCATGCGCGGGGTGCAGCAATGCGCGATGGCAATGTTGCGCTCGCCTTTCTGCGCCAGCTCCAGCACGAAAGCGCGTAGGAGAATGAGCGGCGCGCGGAAATGCGCACCGAAGTGGCCCAGCATCCTCTCCGCCGCGACGGCATCGCGCAGGCCATGCTGCGCCATGCGCCGAAACGCGAACAGGAGCATGCGGGTGGTTTCGTGCTCCGGGGCAGGGTGCGGAAGCATGCGGCAGTGGCGCGGTGCGGGGTCGTTCGGGCCATCAGCATGGCTGCGATCCGCTTGATCGGATTTCGGGCGTGGGCGGTCGGTCATGAAGCCTCCTTGCTTGGAAGCTCCTTGAACCATCATACGCTATTGCAAGTCAATCGCAATTATTGGGAGTTCAGCTTGGCGCCTGCTCGTTTTGCCGCAGCACGTCGCCGGCAAGATATAGCGATCCCGCGATAAGCAGTTCTTCCGGAGGATCGGCTATGAAGAGCCGCAGCGCGGATTCGATGTCGGCCGCTTCGGTGACCGACGCCGGATATCCACCGAATGCGGTTGCCGGATGCGATTCGTGCCCCGGAACGGGCAGCGCAACGATCGCCGTCGGCTTGAGATGCGCGAGCAGCGCGTCCGGATTCTTGTTGGAGAGCATGCCGATCACGATGGGCATCGGCGCGCCGCGCGTCTTGAAAAAATCGCCCAACGCTTCGCCCGCATTGAGATTATGGCCGCCATCGAGCCAGATGCGCGTATCCGGCAGGAGATTGGCGAGCGGACCGGGCTGAAGGCGCTGCAGCCGCGCGGGCCAGTGCGCCGCCGTGATCCCACGCGCGATTGCGCTGTCCGCGATCGATATCGATCGCTGATGCCGCAGCATGGCGGCAGCGAGCGCGGCATTGTCTGCCTGATGGCCACCGGGCAGGCTGGGGAGGGGCAGGTCCAGCACGCCTGCCGCGTCACGATAGCGCAACCGGCCCTCCCGAACCTCTGCGGTCCAGTCAGCGCCGCGCCGGAAAAGTGGGGCGCCGGTGCTTTCTGCCACTGTACCGATGGCTTCCATCATATCCGGCGCGTAGAGCTGTGTGACCAGCGGTGTCCCTGTCTTTGCGATACCTGCTTTTTCCCAGGCGATGCGGGTCATCGGATCGGGCGGGCTGCCTGGTTCTTCGGACAGCAGGAACGCCTCGTGATCGATGCCTAGCGCGGCAATGCCGCAGACGGCGGGGACAGGGATGACGTTGGTGGCATCGAGCCGGCCGCCCAGACCGACTTCGATCACACAGGCCTCCGCGGGCGTTCGGGAGAATGCCAGGAAGGCAGCGGCAGTGGTAACTTCGAAGAAACTCGCACCGAGATCGCCCGCCTGATCGAGCACCTCCTCCAGCAATTCGGCAAGAAGCGCGTCCTCGATCAGCGAGCCACCCAGCCTTATGCGCTCGTTGAAGCGCACGAGATGCGGGCTGGTGTACACATGAACGCGCTTGCCGTCTGCCTCCAGCATGGCGCGCAGGAATGCAGCGGTGGAGCCTTTGCCGTTGGTGCCGGCGATATGCAGGACGGGAGGCAAGGTCTTCTCGGGATGGCCAAGCCGCTCCATCAGAACGCGCATTGCATCCAGTCCGATGCGACCCTGCGGCAGGGATAGCGCGTTCAGCCGGTCGAGCTGGCGCTGGACCGCAGCATCGGAGGAGATGGCACCGTCGAGATTAGCCAATCTTCCCAACCTCCGTTTGGGCTAAGCTTGTCGCAGCCCTGCTTTTTCACGCGACGAAGAAGTAAGGCCCTTCGACAAACTCAAGGGCGAACGGACTTGGTGAGGCTAAGCGAGCGGGTTACGCCGCCTTGTCCTGCCGGTTCGCCATCAGATAGCCGATCAGCGTGGACAGCCGTTCGCGCAGATCATGGCGGTCCACGATCATGTCGACCATGCCGTGATCGAGCAGATATTCGCTGGTCTGGAAATCGTCGGGCAGCTTTTCGCGGATCGTGTTTTCGATCACGCGGCGGCCCGTAAAGGCCAGGGTGGCGCCGGGTTCTGCCAGATGCAGATCGCCCAGCAGCGCATAGCTGGCCATCACGCCGCCCGATGTGGGATCGGTCAGCACGACGATATAGGGGAGGCCCGCTGCCTTCAGCCGCTCCACGCCCACCGTCATCTTGGGCATCTGCATCAGCGAAAGGATCCCCTCCTGCATGCGCGCACCGCCACTGGCGGTGAAGATGATGTAGGGGCAATCGTTCTCGATCGCCGCCTTGGTGCCCAGGATGAACGCTTCGCCAACGCCAAGACCCATGGACCCGCCCATGAAGGCGAAATCCTGCACCCCGATCACGGCCTTCTGCTTCTCGATCTCGCCGATCGCGTTGATCAGCGCATCGCTTTCACCGGTGGCCTGCCGCGCCTGCTTCAGGCGATCCACATAGCGTTTGGAATCGCGGAATTTCAGCGGGTCTTCGCGCACCATCGGGGTGGGCAGCATTTTCCAGCTTCCCTTGTCGAACAGCGCCTCGAACCTCGGTTCGGGACGAATGCGCCCATGATGCCCGCAATTGGGGCAGACATTCTGATTGTCCTCATATTCCTTGAGGAACACCATCTCGCCGCAGCCCTTGCACTTGTGCCAGAGATGTTCGGACGTCTCGCGCTTGGCGACGAAGGGAATGGCGTTGCGAACGCGGTTGAGCCAGCTCATGGGCGGATTCCTGCGGCTGAAAAATTAGGCTTGGGCGGAGCGTATAGCTTCGGAGAGGCTGCGGACATAGTCCCTAACCTTTGCCGGGGCGTGGTCGCCATGTTCGGCGATCAAATCGACGATGGCGGAACCGACGACAACGCCGTCCGCATGGCGCGCCACTTCGGCGGCCTGATCGGGCGTGCGGATGCCGAAGCCTACCGCGATCGGAAGATCCGTGGCCGCCTTCAGCTTTGCCACCGCTTCGCCGATGCTGCCGCCGGTCGCCTGCTGCTTGCCGGTGACGCCGGCGACGGAGACATAATAGAGGAAGCCGCTGGCGCCATCGAGCACGGTGGGCAGGCGATGTTCATCGGTGGTGGGCGTGGCAAGGCGGATCGGTGCAATGCCCTTTTCGCGCAGTGCGGGACCAAGTTCGGCGTCCTCTTCAGGCGCCAGATCGACGCATATCACGCCATCGACGCCCGCTTCGGACGCTGCCTCGGCAAACCATTCGGGTCCGCGCCGTGCCATCGGATTGGCGTAACCCATCAGGATCAGCGGCACCTCGGGATGACGCTGCCGGAAAGCGCGCGCGATGTTCAGGATATCCGCGGTGGTGGTGCCCTTGGCCAGGCTGCGCAGGTTTGCCGCCTGGATCGCCGGGCCATCGGCCATCGGATCGGTGAACGGCATGCCCAGTTCGATCACGTCCGCGCCGCCTTCGACGAGCGCATCGAGGTTCGCGGCGGTATCGCCATCGCCCGCCGTAACGAAGCAGACGAGCGCGGCGTGGGTCTTGGCGAAGGCGTCGGGGATGCGGGTCATATTGCCACACCCAGCGCGTCAGCCACGGTAAAGATGTCCTTGTCTCCGCGGCCGCAGAGATTGGCGAGGACGATCCGGTCCTCGTCCATGTCGCGCGCAGCTTCGATTACCTTGGCGATGGCATGAGCCGGCTCCAGCGCAGGAATGATGCCCTCGGTCTTGCAGAGCAGCTGGAACGCGCTGAGCGCTTCCTCGTCGGTGGCGGACACATAATCGACGCGGCCCGAATCTTTCAGCCAGCTATGTTCCGGGCCGATGCCGGGATAATCGAGGCCGGCGCTGATCGAATGTGCCTCGGCGATCTGGCCGTCTTCATCCTGCAAGAGATAGGTCTTGTTGCCGTGAAGGATGCCGGGCGCGCCGCCTGCGAGGCTGGCGGCGTGCTTTTTCTCCAGGCCTTCGCCCGCTGCTTCCACGCCGAGCATCTTCACGTCTGGGTCGTCGAGGAACGGGTGAAACAGGCCGATCGCATTGCTGCCCCCGCCGATCGCGGCGACCAGCAGATCGGGCAGGCGGCCGGTGCGCGTCTGCAGCTGCGCCTTGGCTTCGGTGCCGATCACGCTCTGAAAGTCGCGGACCAGCTCCGGATAGGGGTGCGGGCCAGCCGCGGTGCCGATGATGTAGAAGGTGTCGTGGACGTTCGCGACCCAATCGCGCAGCGCCTCATTCATCGCGTCCTTGAGCGTGCGCGCGCCGCTCTCGACGCCGATCACCTCGGCGCCGAGCAGCTTCATGCGGAAGACATTGGGCGCCTGCCGCTCCATGTCGCGCGCGCCCATGTAGATGACGCAGGGCAGGCCGAAGCGCGCGGCGACGGTGGCGGTGGCCACGCCGTGCTGGCCCGCGCCAGTTTCCGCGATGATCCGCGTCTTGCCCATGCGGCGCGCGAGCAGGATCTGGCCGACGCAATTGTTGATCTTGTGCGCGCCGGTATGGTTCAGCTCATCGCGCTTGAACCAGATTTGCGCGCCCTTGCCGGCAGGGGCGCTTTCGCGAACATGTTCCGTCAGCCGCTCGGCATAATAAAGCGGGGAGGGGCGGCCGACATAGTTTGCAAGAAGATCGTCGAACTCGGCCTTGAAAGCAGCATCCTCTTTGGCGGCGCGATATTCGCGCTCCAAATCCAAGATCAGTGGCATCAGCGTTTCGGCGACATAGCGGCCGCCATAGGCGCCGAAATGGCCGCGCTCGTCCGGGCCGGAGCGGAAGCCGTTGGGGAGAGGAGTCTCGGTCATATCACCATCTTGTTCGTTCGCTTTAATATTCGAACGATCCTAGTTTCGCGGGGCGTCGAACGCGCGGACCGCTTCGCAGAAGCGCCGGATCAAGTCCACATCCTTGACGCCGGGCGCACTTTCCACGCCGGAAGACACATCGACCAGCGGCGCGCCTGTGGTAGCCATCGCCTCGACGACGTTTTCGGGATCAAGACCGCCGGCAAGCCCCCAGGGCAGATGATGATCGTGCTCGGCAACGATCGACCAGTCGAACCCCTCGCCATTGCCACCCGGCAGCTTCTTGGCGGGCGCATCATACAGCATGCGGTCCGCAGCCTGATCGAACTGATAGGCATTGGCGATCTGCTGGGCATCGCGCACGCCGAACGCCTTCCAGATTTCCATCGGCAGCTTGCCGCGCAGTGCGGCGAGCCATTGCGGCGCCTCCCGCCCGTGAAACTGGATTACATCGGGCTGCACTTCCTGCACCGCCTTTGCAGTCGCCATCGGATCGGCGTTGACGAGCAGCAGCACCACCTTGACGTCGCCCGGTGCGCGGCGGCGGAGCTTTGCGGCGTCTTCCAGCGAGACGTGGCGTGGGCTGGGTTCGAAATGGACGAGCCCGACATGGGTCGCGCCTGCGTCGATTGCAGCGTCAAAGCTGTCTCGGGTGGATAGGCCGCAGATTTTAATGTCGGTCATGAACTTATCTCGCAAACTTGGTGGCCTCGACAGAAGCGGAGCCGGTCACGCGTTCCCATGTAGGGCCACGCGTAAGATTGCAAAGGTGGCGCGAATTACGCGCAGCGCCCAAACGGTGGTTACAGCGTGCCCGAGATGGCGCGCGCGGCGGCGGCGGGGTCATCGGCCTTGGTAATCGGCCTGCCGACGACTAATACGGAAGCGCCCGCATCGCGTGCAGCGCGCGGCGTGACGGTGCGCTTCTGATCGCCTTCTTCGCCATTGGCCGGACGCAGGCCTGGTACCACGAAAAAGCCGTCCTTCCACGCCTGATGCGCGGCCTTCACCTCATGGCCCGAACACACGATCCCGTCGAGCCCGGCCTCTGCCGCCAGATCGGCGAGGCGGCGGACCTGATCGTGAGGCGATCCGCTGATGCCGGTGGACGCCATGTCTTCTTCGTCGAGGCTGGTGAGCAGCGTCACCGCCACCACCTTCGTGGAAACGCCGGCCGCGGCCTTCGCATCCTCCATCATCGCGCGGCCGCCCGAGGCGTGAACGGTGACGATAGCCGGCTCCAGCACATGAATAGCCTGCATCGCCTTCGCGACGGTGTTGGGTATATCATGCAGCTTGAGGTCGAGAAAAATCGGCATCCCGAAATGGGCGATCTCATGCACGCCATGATGGCCGTTGGCGCAGAAGAACTCCAGGCCCAGCTTCAGGCCGCCGACCTGACCTTTCAGTTTTCTGGCCAGATCGCAGGCGTGATCCAGATAGGGGGTGTCGATCGCGGCGTAGAGCGGGTTGGTCATATTGCGGCAGGCCCGCGTTGGATATCCGTCTCCCGGTCAATGGTCGATGCGGGCCTTGCCGGTTCGCTGAGGGGAGCGGTCTCGCGGTCATAGCGCGTCGTGACAGGGCGGTTTGCGGCCTCAAGCGTCGCGATACGGCGGCGCATCCGCCAGAGCATGGTGCGATAGACAAGGTAGAGAGGCAGGAAACCGACCAGAAACGCGCCGATCACCAGCACGGGCAGCTTGGTATCCATGCGCAGGCCACCCCACAGCCCGATCGACACCGGCTCCCAATTATTGGCCGAGAACACCACCAGCGCCACTGCCAACGCCACCCAAAAAAGGGTCTTCAGAAACTGCATTCCATCTGCCTCCGCACATTCGACGCCGCGAGCATAGGAAAGCGCAGATCAAAGCGCCAGTGCTAGGTCGGGGCACTATTGAGAATGGCTCGCAAGTCGTTGCCGCGCCGGAACAAACGGCTCGCTCTCCCATTGACGGGACGACAGTTCAGTCTCGACACGAAAACGGAGAATCCCCCATGGCTTTCACGCTTCCCGATCTTCCCTATGCGAAGACCGCCTTCGGCGACACGATCAGCGAAGACACATTCGATTATCATCACGGCAAGCATCACAAGGCGTATGTCGACAAGACCAATGCCGCGATCGAGAAGACCGGCCTGTCCAGCCCGAAGCTGAGCGAAGTAATCCTTCACGCCAAGAGCCAGGGCGACAACGGCCTGTTCAACAACAGCGCGCAGGTTTGGAACCACAGCTTCTACTGGGAATGCCTGGCACCGGAAGGCGGCAAACCGTCTGGTGAGCTGAAGGACGCGCTGGAGCGCGATTTCGGTTCGGTCGAAGACTTCAAGAAGAAGTTCAAGGAAGAGGCGACCGGTCACTTCGCCAGCGGCTGGGCATGGCTCGTGCTGGATGGCGACAAGCTGGAAATCACCAGCTTCCATGACGCCGACACCCCCATCGCGCATCAGGGCAAAAAGCCTGTGTTCACGCTCGATGTGTGGGAGCATGCTTATTATCTCGACTATCAGAACGCGCGCCCCGACTATGTCGACGCACTGTTGGACGTCGTGAATTGGGATTTCGTCGGGAAGAATCTCGACGGCAAGGGCATCGAGCGGGCCGACCAGAGCGCCTGAGCCTTACCCTAGTAAAGCAGGAAGGGCCGTCCCGCGGGGCGGCCCTTTTTCTATCAACAGGCTCGGTCAGCTCCGTTCAGGTCGAACTTGTTGAAGCGTCGTCCTCTTCCTCCCCGCAGCGAGAAGGGAGAGCAAAGGCGGTCCTTCGCAATAAGCCGGGCAAACAGAATATCGTACCGAGGTCAGGTTCACCCCTGCGGCGGGACTTCGACCGCTTCCTCCTCGTCATCCACTTTCAGGCCGTGGCGCATCAGCATGGGCACGTTGGCAACCGCAAAGATCAGCGTAAGCGCCGTGACGCCCCACACCTTCAGAGTCAGCCAGGTATCGAAATCGAACAGCGCTATGATTGCCTCGTTTGCGATGGCGAGGAACAGGAAAAACAGCGCCCAGTTGCGCGACAGCTTCATCCAGCCTTCGTGCGACAGTCCTTCGAAGGCATATTCCAGCAAATAGCGGATTGCCGGTTTGCCCCGAAGCAGCCCGATGAAGATGGTGATAGCAAAGAGCGCGTAGATGCCGGTCGGCTTGTGCTGGATGAACGCAGGATCGCCGAAATAGATGGTCAAGCCGCCAAAGCCGATGACGAGGATCGCCGATAGCCAAAGCATCGGCGATATTTTGCCCAAGAGCACGCGCGACAAGATTAGCGCTACGACGATCGCGAGCATGAACACCCCGGTCGAATAGACCGCGGCGGACACCGGATTGTCGCCCGGATCGAACAGGCGATAGGACAGGAAGAACAAGAGCAACGGCCCGAAATCGAGCGCGAAGCTGAGAAGGCCATTCTTCTTCCTTGGCGGCGCGGCATCGGTTGCCGCGGCGGGGCCGTGCGCGTCGGTCACTGCGTGTCCCCGGCGATCGCAGCCGCCAGTTCGTCCGGATCGAAGGGTTTCAGGTCGTCCAGCGTCTCGCCGACGCCGATCGCGTGGATCGGCAGACCCTGCGTTTTGGCTGCCGCCACCAGCACGCCGCCGCGCGCGGTGCCGTCCAGCTTGGTCATGACAAGGCCGGTGACGTCCGCCACTTCCTTGAACGTCTCGATCTGATTGATCGCGTTCTGCCCGGTGGTGGCGTCCAACACGAGCACGACATCATGCGGTGCTTCCGGGTTAAGACGGCCCAGCACACGGCGGATCTTGGCCAGTTCGTCCATTAGCTCGCGCTTGTTCTGTAGGCGGCCCGCCGTGTCGACGATCAGCACGTCGATGCCCGTCGCGGTTGCTTCTTTTACAGCGTCGTAGACGATGCCAGCCGCGTCGCCGCCTTCCTTGCCGCTGATGATCGGGATACCGATCCGGTCCGCCCA is part of the Novosphingopyxis iocasae genome and encodes:
- a CDS encoding pseudouridine synthase, with product MNDGRKRNSGDGPRGPAKRDGKDAPRRSPKRGTKASGKAAQKAAVQLGPREKAEWSPLGGAGGPLDKTKDEQRIAKLMARAGVASRREVERMIADGRVALNGQILETPATLLKNLDGVTVDGKPVGEPEVARLFAYHKPSGLLTAARDPGGRPTIYDRLPPNLPRVMPVGRLDLNTEGLLLLTNDGELKRLMELPKTGIERTYRARAFGDISQEQLEDLIDGVEVDGMRYGKIDANLERRTGRNQWIEMTLTEGKNREVRKVLEHLGLQVSRLIRTRYGPFTIGDLQPGDVSEIKRGDLERFVKELG
- a CDS encoding AmpG family muropeptide MFS transporter translates to MTETVEYTGWRRSLPEGVRPYTEAAPLAALFLGISSGFPFAMIAATLSTRLAQSGIEKSTVTAFALTFLAYNFKWLWAPLIDAIKLPILGRVGQRVSWLWLTAAFVMAAIIYLGVLDPKADIAQVAVAAILVGVAGATFDIVIDAYRIELLEPRQLGVGSGMSQYGWRIGAAAAGGLALVVAERAGWSTAYIACSFFALFAFFTGLIMGEPARRQAPKPLKGPVAAAIAYVSPLAEFFKRSGAFLVLLFVLVHKIGDTLANLTFRLLFEDLGFSNDEIALYDVGLGFWALLIGVFVGGVMYARLGMKKSVLISLILMMISNFGFAGLAAVGHSNAAMAAAIGFENFASGIGGVAVVAYLSALCNLQFTATQFALLSAAASIVGRFLTGTTAGALIEGMGFVNFYLLTTVAALPGVILFWWMIRTGLVDRSIGTAGTETDETVQEPEAQS
- a CDS encoding DUF6628 family protein, with protein sequence MTDRPRPKSDQADRSHADGPNDPAPRHCRMLPHPAPEHETTRMLLFAFRRMAQHGLRDAVAAERMLGHFGAHFRAPLILLRAFVLELAQKGERNIAIAHCCTPRMTADEAAILAVLNDPETSAPQLTALLGGADAAHARQIAECLTHQLAGARA
- a CDS encoding bifunctional folylpolyglutamate synthase/dihydrofolate synthase, translating into MANLDGAISSDAAVQRQLDRLNALSLPQGRIGLDAMRVLMERLGHPEKTLPPVLHIAGTNGKGSTAAFLRAMLEADGKRVHVYTSPHLVRFNERIRLGGSLIEDALLAELLEEVLDQAGDLGASFFEVTTAAAFLAFSRTPAEACVIEVGLGGRLDATNVIPVPAVCGIAALGIDHEAFLLSEEPGSPPDPMTRIAWEKAGIAKTGTPLVTQLYAPDMMEAIGTVAESTGAPLFRRGADWTAEVREGRLRYRDAAGVLDLPLPSLPGGHQADNAALAAAMLRHQRSISIADSAIARGITAAHWPARLQRLQPGPLANLLPDTRIWLDGGHNLNAGEALGDFFKTRGAPMPIVIGMLSNKNPDALLAHLKPTAIVALPVPGHESHPATAFGGYPASVTEAADIESALRLFIADPPEELLIAGSLYLAGDVLRQNEQAPS
- the accD gene encoding acetyl-CoA carboxylase, carboxyltransferase subunit beta; the protein is MSWLNRVRNAIPFVAKRETSEHLWHKCKGCGEMVFLKEYEDNQNVCPNCGHHGRIRPEPRFEALFDKGSWKMLPTPMVREDPLKFRDSKRYVDRLKQARQATGESDALINAIGEIEKQKAVIGVQDFAFMGGSMGLGVGEAFILGTKAAIENDCPYIIFTASGGARMQEGILSLMQMPKMTVGVERLKAAGLPYIVVLTDPTSGGVMASYALLGDLHLAEPGATLAFTGRRVIENTIREKLPDDFQTSEYLLDHGMVDMIVDRHDLRERLSTLIGYLMANRQDKAA
- the trpA gene encoding tryptophan synthase subunit alpha; amino-acid sequence: MTRIPDAFAKTHAALVCFVTAGDGDTAANLDALVEGGADVIELGMPFTDPMADGPAIQAANLRSLAKGTTTADILNIARAFRQRHPEVPLILMGYANPMARRGPEWFAEAASEAGVDGVICVDLAPEEDAELGPALREKGIAPIRLATPTTDEHRLPTVLDGASGFLYYVSVAGVTGKQQATGGSIGEAVAKLKAATDLPIAVGFGIRTPDQAAEVARHADGVVVGSAIVDLIAEHGDHAPAKVRDYVRSLSEAIRSAQA
- the trpB gene encoding tryptophan synthase subunit beta, with the translated sequence MTETPLPNGFRSGPDERGHFGAYGGRYVAETLMPLILDLEREYRAAKEDAAFKAEFDDLLANYVGRPSPLYYAERLTEHVRESAPAGKGAQIWFKRDELNHTGAHKINNCVGQILLARRMGKTRIIAETGAGQHGVATATVAARFGLPCVIYMGARDMERQAPNVFRMKLLGAEVIGVESGARTLKDAMNEALRDWVANVHDTFYIIGTAAGPHPYPELVRDFQSVIGTEAKAQLQTRTGRLPDLLVAAIGGGSNAIGLFHPFLDDPDVKMLGVEAAGEGLEKKHAASLAGGAPGILHGNKTYLLQDEDGQIAEAHSISAGLDYPGIGPEHSWLKDSGRVDYVSATDEEALSAFQLLCKTEGIIPALEPAHAIAKVIEAARDMDEDRIVLANLCGRGDKDIFTVADALGVAI
- a CDS encoding phosphoribosylanthranilate isomerase, encoding MTDIKICGLSTRDSFDAAIDAGATHVGLVHFEPSPRHVSLEDAAKLRRRAPGDVKVVLLLVNADPMATAKAVQEVQPDVIQFHGREAPQWLAALRGKLPMEIWKAFGVRDAQQIANAYQFDQAADRMLYDAPAKKLPGGNGEGFDWSIVAEHDHHLPWGLAGGLDPENVVEAMATTGAPLVDVSSGVESAPGVKDVDLIRRFCEAVRAFDAPRN
- the pyrF gene encoding orotidine-5'-phosphate decarboxylase, whose product is MTNPLYAAIDTPYLDHACDLARKLKGQVGGLKLGLEFFCANGHHGVHEIAHFGMPIFLDLKLHDIPNTVAKAMQAIHVLEPAIVTVHASGGRAMMEDAKAAAGVSTKVVAVTLLTSLDEEDMASTGISGSPHDQVRRLADLAAEAGLDGIVCSGHEVKAAHQAWKDGFFVVPGLRPANGEEGDQKRTVTPRAARDAGASVLVVGRPITKADDPAAAARAISGTL
- a CDS encoding LapA family protein, whose product is MQFLKTLFWVALAVALVVFSANNWEPVSIGLWGGLRMDTKLPVLVIGAFLVGFLPLYLVYRTMLWRMRRRIATLEAANRPVTTRYDRETAPLSEPARPASTIDRETDIQRGPAAI
- a CDS encoding superoxide dismutase, producing MAFTLPDLPYAKTAFGDTISEDTFDYHHGKHHKAYVDKTNAAIEKTGLSSPKLSEVILHAKSQGDNGLFNNSAQVWNHSFYWECLAPEGGKPSGELKDALERDFGSVEDFKKKFKEEATGHFASGWAWLVLDGDKLEITSFHDADTPIAHQGKKPVFTLDVWEHAYYLDYQNARPDYVDALLDVVNWDFVGKNLDGKGIERADQSA
- the ispZ gene encoding septation protein IspZ, whose amino-acid sequence is MTDAHGPAAATDAAPPRKKNGLLSFALDFGPLLLFFLSYRLFDPGDNPVSAAVYSTGVFMLAIVVALILSRVLLGKISPMLWLSAILVIGFGGLTIYFGDPAFIQHKPTGIYALFAITIFIGLLRGKPAIRYLLEYAFEGLSHEGWMKLSRNWALFFLFLAIANEAIIALFDFDTWLTLKVWGVTALTLIFAVANVPMLMRHGLKVDDEEEAVEVPPQG
- the ftsY gene encoding signal recognition particle-docking protein FtsY, producing the protein MSSKPSWRDRLFGGLKGTSQRLSGNLAGIVGAGRLEAQDLDQIEDALIMSDLGPETAAQIRDKLAAERFEGGVTEYAVMQVVEREIAAILRPVAEPLEIDAFPRPQVILVIGVNGSGKTTTIAKLAHNFVEQDYGVMLAAGDTFRAAAIGQLKIWADRIGIPIISGKEGGDAAGIVYDAVKEATATGIDVLIVDTAGRLQNKRELMDELAKIRRVLGRLNPEAPHDVVLVLDATTGQNAINQIETFKEVADVTGLVMTKLDGTARGGVLVAAAKTQGLPIHAIGVGETLDDLKPFDPDELAAAIAGDTQ